The window CCTTCTTGGTGCCGAGGCCGGTCCTGCCTTGAAGGTTGCTTCCCTTTAAGTGCAAAGCTTGTTAGTTTGACCTTTCGATCTTTTTGTATCTAGGAGTAGTGAGCTTTGCCTTGATGAACTGCTTGCTGGATCCATATCATTAGTCCGCTGCAATGAACTGTTTGACCTGCGCATTCTGTAAGACACCTCGAAAAGCCACTTGCTACACCTTGATATAAACAATCTTGTACAGCGTGATGTTGCGTCAACGAGGGTTTTAGGTAAAGTAACTTTATTTTGTCTTATCGTCACAGATGAGACAGAAAATGAGTCATACGCCTGATGTTCCATTATTTTCATCAATTGCTCTACCATTTTAGGGAATGATATCTGCCACAATCACTTTCGTATCATCACCCCCGAATTTGGCTCCAGGGAAATGATCTCCCCAAGCCCTTCTTTCCGCGTTCATGATTTGATGACAAAGCAGGAGATGGGAACGTGGATTGGTGTGCGGGGAGCAATAATAAGGCCATGATTAAAAGTCAAGTCTCAAGAGAGTAATAAGcaggaaggagaaagaagaaaagacAAAGAGATCTGACGATTCGTCGCTACGGCGGAGTCGGGAACAAACAAGCGCCGCGCACGAATGTTTCGGTTCAATGTGGATTGATTGTTGATTGTCCTTTTCAATTCTTACGTACCGCCTTTGGTCTCATCCGGAAAGCCTTCTTCGCCGATCAGCAATCGGCAGCCTCCTTTTCCCATATCGCCCTCCCATGTGCTGCCTCACTTTCCTGTATCAGGCTGCACACGTCCGTTTCTGCTCTCCTCTTCTAATAACCCTTCCCAGATGATGCAGCAGCCATTGCTGAAAGATGCCAGTATGGCTGCTGCCTGAGAAGGACCCGCGCCGATAACAAGCAATGCTCGGACGTTCTGCGCGCGTTTATCCTTTGTCCTCTTTCACTGATGCTTGAGATGCGAACTATGCTAATGCAACCGCACTTTGTTACCATCAACGCCGAATCCGGAGACTGGACTTCTCTTCACGCAATGCTTCTGTCTTTTGCACACCGCCGGCGTTGTTTGGTCAACATAATGCAGCGCACTACAAATCACAAAAGACTAAGAAGACGCAAGTCGAGACTTTTACCAACAATTGATGGTGAGCCGTCGGATTCCAGAGTCGGCTGATTCGTACCACACGCCATTCTATTTTCCATGTGCATTCAATATACAGTCAAGATACCGAAACAATATGCACACACAATCCAATTAGCCTACCTTGTGTTTAAATCCTTATCAGCTGTGCGTAAGCACACTTGTCTTGTGCCCTTTCCCACTTTTCTCCTCGTCTGGACTGGAACTGGACCCCGATCCCCCCCACACAAGACATGTAATACGCACCTCTTCGGCTTCGCACTAGCAATACAAATTGTCCCTTTTGAAGAGAAACCTTGCTCTACGccctcatctcctccacAATCCCCAGACCGTCCTCCTTCCAGCTTTCATAGTTTCCGTGTGATTTCGAGTGATAGACTGCCGATCGCCTTTCGTAAATTAGTTTTAGGACAAGTCAGTCCACACAAACAAATACATATATGGGAAAGGGGTCAGCTTCTAGTCCTGGTTCTTCTCTATTCACTTTTCAACGTGTACAGGCTCGACAAAAAGACTCCAAGAGCCTCCAAGCCACCTTTGGTCTGACTGATTGCTGATGGGCAGAAGATCATGAAATTTTGAAGGGATCGTCATCCGCTCAAGGCATcccttccatctctctAGCAAACTTCGGTTGTGATCTGTGAAAAGATATTTAAAGTAATCAATCTTCTTGCTGTATCCATCTCCCTCGTCTTTCTACAACACTCTGACTCGTACGGCTTCCAATCTAGGTCAAGGTCAATCTTAAAGAACCGAAGGACCGTACAAGTTCAGTTGACAAAATCAAGATGGCGTTCGCTCATCCTGAATACCTCATCCCATCTGTCATCGCTTTAGTGTTGCCTCTTTATGTGTTACCATGGCATCTACGTACGGGTAACATTGCGACCTTGTCTATGGTTTTCTGGATGAGCTTACTCAACATCGTGCACATTGTCAACTGTACGTTACCGTGAAGGAGCGGTAGTCATGACTAATCATGAATTCATTTACAGGTATTGTATGGGTTGATAACTCAACACCAAGAGCGAACTGGTGGGGCGATATTAGTGCTCTAATCATTGGTAGggtttcttcttcctttcctACTTATGCTCACGGCATCGTCGGACATATTCAGTTTCGTACAACTATGCTCTTCCAACTGCCCATCTCGTCCTCGCTAAACAGCTCGAATCTTTTACATCTTTGCGATCCCATTCCCCCCTTTATGACTTTTCCGCTCGCAAGCGCCACCGCATTTTCGATATTTCAGTCACCATGGGTGCTCCCGTGGTCGGTTATCTGATCCACTTGAGTAATATGGATCGAAGGTTCTACATCATAGAGCGACTGGGACCTCAAGCTGCAACGTACTGGAATGCTTGGGGTGTTATTTGGATGGCTATGGTCCCCATCCTGATTGCCCTTATCGTGGCTGTATACACCGGTGAGCAGTCTTCGCTGATGAGATTTGTGAAATGCGGCTCACACATATCTAGTCATGGCTCTCGTTAACATATGCCTGCGTAGACAACAAATGCTTTCGCTTATTGCTTCTGATGCCTCAGTCATTCGAGACCAGTTCTACCGTCTCATGTTCCTCACCCTTTCTGAAGTCGGCACTTGCGGTCTTCGGGCCATTTTCAACCTCATGTCTTTCCAGAATGGGCCTCAACCCATGGGCCACAGAGGCGCTCCTTCCCACAACTTAACCATAATTGAGAGTCTCGAATGGTCTTCCACGACCGCGAGGGGGCGGTTGACTTTGcatctttcttttttcACCGTGGTTGCCTGTAGCTATGTCTTTTTCATGTGCTTCGCCACTAGTGAGTTTTGTTCTTTATCCACGATATGAGCCTTGTCTTACCAGAGATAGGTACCGAGACCAAACGTTTCTACTCAAAGACTGTCCGCAAAATCTTCCCCTGCATACCCGAATCCCGTACCTCCCGTATTCACAAGCTGGGTTCCTTCGACACCGGCCTTTCCCGATCCAACGCCACTGGTACCTATCCTTCTGCTGCCGCCGGTCCTATTTCTCCCATTACCCATAAAGACATGGACATTTCTTTGAAAGGGATGCTCCATGCACCCGCCTTGGACAAAACTGGTCAATGGAGCATCAACAGGGGTTTAAACAGGGTTGAGATTGCGCCTAGCGTGACAACGCACGGTAGCAAGTACGACGAGGAGACAGCAGATTCGTTGTATTTACCATCGATGATGACTTAAGAGAAGATAAAGTCTCCAATGGTTTAAACGCTCATTTGTCGGGAGCGACTTGCATGCCAAAAGCAAGTATTTATAGCATTATACTCTTGTGGACTTTTATGCGTTATAATTCGCTTCAATAGATTCTTGAAAAGATTCCTGAGAGAAATCCAAGCCAGGTCTTGCCTTTAGATGCCCACCCCACTGAATGGGACACACGGATCGGCCTAGATATCCTGGCGAAGTGGTCACACGATGGAAAGTGGGAATACATGGACTTGAAAACAAGTATTATCGATGCGGTCAACTCGATACTGTCAACTGGTATTCTGCGTTAAGATTGCTGTCTGCTCCTGTTCACGGACGAATTTGAATGTTTAACAACTGCATGGAACTGCGGTTCAAGAAATGAAATAACTTCAGCCTAGTTGTAGGTTTTTGTTTTGCTTCCCCATTAAGCTGCAAGTCAAAAGCGGTGCCGGTGGATCATATGATGACATCTACCGATTTGGCAAGGGTTGAGTACTTGAGAAGGACTTTTTGGTCAAGGGCTTGCTTGGATTTCGAATCTTCAATTGAACAATCTCAATTATTCAACGCAGCGATGTACTTTTCTCATGATCCGCCACTTGAGTTCGGGGGGATATGGCAAGGTTTGCCGATCCCAAATACCAATGTTTTCTATGGCGCGTAACCAGCCTCGGTGGTAACAATACGCTTGAGAGATTTCACAATGTAGATGACAGCGTCAAGATTTCAACGACGATTAATTCAGCTGTCAAATTTGGAAACAAATTGACTGAAGCATTACCTCTCCCCAGTCCATTTATCTATCTTCTCAAATAGAAATAAAACTTCCCCGCCTCCCCCAGAGCCTTCCCTTCCATTATCCCCGCCATAAAGTCGTCATCTACGTAGCGGAAGTGATCGATGATTGGTCGGTCATCATATATCATCGACGTTGATACAGTGCCTTCATACACCATCTCTCGCAGCTTGCGCGTCATTTAGCACTGGTTGTTTCCATGAAGATTGAACAATACTCACGCTGGCTGACCCCCACTTCCTCCAGCTAGTTGGCTTACCATCCTGGTCAATAATCACAGGATCAACATCTTCGACGGACTTAAATGACTTTCCAATCCATTTAATCTCTTTGAGTTGCTCGTTAACCGGATGGCCTGTGTCGAAAAATCCGCCGTGATTCCAGTCGCCTAGCAGCTGAGTGGGCTTGACCGGCGGAAGCGCTTGGAAAAGAGCTTCAATGGTGGATGGGTCCGACTTGCCGCCGGCCTGGACGAGAGCAATATACTGTTCCTGAGGGCTAGGGCTGTGAGGCCCGACCGCAGACCACCACAGGGTATAGACTCACGACATTGTATTGTGAAGACTCTCTGTAAGTTAGGGTGTGCGTCTAAATGGCGTGGATCGATGGAGGATTGGAGCTATGTATTTCACATGGGATCGAGGTTCGATGTTCTATGAACAATTGACATAATCTTTAATTACCTCGTCTATCTCTTCTGTGACGAGACGAATACGTAAGTCAGAAGAGAACCAGGGGAGAAGATTTCCGCTTTGGGGTGAACATCAACGCGGCGGCTTTCACAACGAATTTCCCTCGAAAGCTCACTCTATTCTGGAGGACAATACGGGATCAAGGAGTGACGACATGGCTTGAACGATGTGCGAAATAACCAAGTATGTATTTTCCTGATCCGAGTCCTCAGATATAAGACCATGTTTCGAAGTTGTTGTTTAAGTTGCTCCCATTGTCCGAAGTCACGTTTCTTTGGCCCCATTCCCTCCTAATCACGCTCAAGTCTCTCCAATAATCTTCCCAAGGACAAGGTCATGCCATCTGCCATTGTTACTGGTGCCACCGGTAGGGCCTCTCCTAATTCTCAAGAGGTATTTGACAAGGACTGACTTTGCGTAGGCATAACCGGAAGCGCAATCgttcatcatcttctcaaAGATCCTTCCTACGATAAGATTTACTCACTCTCTCGAAGTAATCCAGGATACCATGATCCAAAGATTGAGCATATCACTCTGGACCTTCAGGGCTCTGCGCAGGATATGGCCAAAGTCCTTCAGCACGTATCTGCCGAATACATATAGTTCTGTGCATACCTTGTACCAAGTGATCGCGATCAGCTATCGCGGGTAAATGCCGCCCTACTGTCCAACTTCCTCCAGGCCCTCGCCTTAACAGGGACCTCTCAGAAGATCAAACGCTTCATTCTTACCTGTGGATTCAAGCAATATGGAGTGCATATAGGACCAGCCAAGCAGCCTCTCCTGGAAGATGACCCCCTCTTGGAGAACGATGCTCGTGGGGTCCAATGGCCATCTATATTCTACTACGAACAACAACGAATACTTGCAGATGCTGCTAGAAAGGACGGATGGGAATGGATTGCTACGCTTCCCGAAGATGTGCTTGGATACGCCCGTGGTAACTTCATGAATGAGGCCACATCAATCGGGCTTTACTGCGCTGTCAGCAAGGCTCTGCCCGGGTCAGAGTTGCCGTACCCCGGAAGTAGGGCCAATTATTTCTCTTTCAATTGTTGGACTTCGGCAAACCTTCATGCAAAATTTTGTCTTTGGGCGGCAAAGGCGCCTGGTGCGGGCAATCAGATTTTCAACGTCATGAACGGTGACACCGAATCATTCCAGAATCTGTGGCCTCGTCTAGCTGCCCGGTTTGGGTGCAAAATCCCAGACCCTATGTTCCCCAATGGCGGCATTCCCTATACCAAGGGATTCAAGAACTACGAGTCATCTACTATCCAGCTACAAAACAAAGCTCCTCTGAGAGCGGCAGCATCGGCATTGGGCATCTCCTCCGATCCTGCAGCGGAGAAGTCCCCAATCCTGTTCCTCCAAGTGGATCCTGAAAAATGGGCGAAACGAGAAGACACCAACAATGCATGGCGCAAGCTCCGTGACATGTATAAACTGGACCAAAACGCATGGGATAAGGCAACATGGAATTTCTTAGTCATGACTCTGGGTCGTGATTGGAGCTGCGTGGGAAGTATGAGCAAGGCGAGAAAGCTAGGATGGATGGGACATGCAGATACTTGGGATGAGCTAGAAAAGACTTTTGAAGTGTTGGAGGAACAGGGTATTCTGCCACCCCTGGATCGCTTGAAGCAGGACTTTTAGTCGATCATGCTGTTGTATTTAGTATTGCCGCGGCTTGTGGTCAACACCATTCGGCAAAACTTCCCTTCTCTCAAGGATTGTTGTCAGTTGTTCTTCCCCACCATGCATGTATACTCTGTCCTTTCTGCAAAATACGTTGACTGCCCCTGGTATGCCGATAAGATTGATTCAGTAAGTCACTCTTCCGAACATTTGTTATCCATCTCGAGAGGTAACGATAATGTATGTTTACATGTTTTCTCGTTGATGTTGACCTCCTCAATGCTTAACAATTTGTATCTGTCTTCGTCATGAGACCTCTTCCTTATCTGCTGCCAGGAAGACGGCTGCACTCCATGTGCGTCCTTGTCGGCTCAGCCGGCAGAGCACAGTAGAATCCTATGAGCGAATTAGTTTAAAATCTAGCAAAATTGAAAAAAACCATGTTTCCACACACCATGAGCCTGCATACTCTTAAAAAGAGCAGCGCTATGCATAGCTACCTTGATGCAGCTCCTTCCACCATTGGGTGTTAATCGGCAAAGCTCGGTGTTCGGTTGATTCTCATTCCTTCTTGAGTCAAAAAAGTACGTGGCAGCGGGAGCCTCCTATATTGTGATATTTCACCAAGTAAGGTATGGCTAGAAACAGCGGTAGGTATATACTGACCTGGATGAACTGTGCAACAGTCTTGTGCTGGTCTGGTGGAGGGGCATTGAGTGATGCGTCGGAACGTGGTTTGGGGATGTCGTTGTTGACGGGAACAACGGATGAGGATGTAAAGAAGTCGAAGAAGCCCATTATAAACTACTTCACTAGGATCCTGTTGAAAGCTGCTGTTGCAAATATAGATGAAAGTGTCGCTTCTTTCGTTGGAATCAAGAGCGAACGAACGTACATGGTGAACATGGAGATGTTGCCGGAATGACGTATGAGCGTTTGGGGCGTAGCTTAAAGATCGGGACACCGAGGAAAATCCCGCCTTAGCTTGGCTAATTATGTCACTATGTTACTTATTTAATTTGTTAGGCGACTTAGTCATGTTTTCTCCTGCTTGGTCATCTTTCCCGTGCGTTACGCGAGAAGGAGCACCCCGAGGCGGCGGACGCGTTTTCGTCCCTGAAAGACTACGACAAAATTACTATATCGGGTTACCGATACCCATACTTCCCAGAAAACAACGAATCCGATGAATGTGCGCCAACGTTAGTCTACCCACAGTATATAAGTAATCTTCGTCAATCTTCACTTTCCGTTTCACCATCGTAACTTTTCACTGATCTCTATCCACCAATAAGCACATCTAAGCCATAAAAAATGTAAGAGACCGGGCTTGCTCTTTGTATGGTCAAGCAACATAAGCTGACGTTCCTTCAGGTCTGACGTCAAGAAGCCTGTCATCATCGTTGCCTTCTACTCTACTTATGGCCACATCTCTGCTCTCGCTGAGGAGGTCATCAAGGGTGTCGAGTCTACTGGCGCCATCGTTAAGCCTTACTTCATGTGAGTTTCAGGCGCTACTGATGGGACAACTCGGACTGACAGTGTTATAGTCAGGAGACTCTTTCCGCTGAAGTCCTTGAGAAGGTCCGTGCGACTTCGTGTCTGTCATTTCCTTGGGCACTTCGTATTGACCGTGTCTTCACAGATGTACGCTGGTTCTTCATTGAAGCCCAAGTACCCTATCATCACCCCCAACGACCTTGTTGAGGCGGACGGTATCATCTTCGGTGCCCCTACCCGATACGGCCGACTCCCCGCTCAAGTCTCTGCCTTCTTCGACCAGACCGGTGGTCTCTGGGCCAAGGGCGCCCTCGTTGGCAAGTTTGTCAGTTGATCAACCATACCAACACTTGCGGTGCACAAAACTGACACGTTTGCTTAGGTCTCCCTCTTCACCTCTGCTGCCGGTCAGCACTCTGGTCACGAGGTATGTAGTCTTTTTTCATCCGtcattcccttttccctttAACCTCTATATCCACATTCTCTTTCGGTTTGCCTCAATTGCTTTCTCTAATCATCATTCACACCGGGCGCATCCCGCTGACATCACTTGATTACAGTCCACTGCCATCTCCAGCTTCCCCTTCTTCGCCCACCAAGGTCTCGTATACGTCCCAATCGGCTACTCTGAACCCTCTGTTGGTAACGTTGACGAGCTTTCTGGCGGGTCCCCGTACGGAAGCTCTACAGTGGCTGCGTCGGACGGCCACTTGCAGCCCACTGCTAAGGACCTTAGAATCGCCGCCCACCAGGGCAAGGTGCGTAACTTCATAGCGTGAAGAAAAATTAAATATGGAGACTGACATGATGTTTTTAGTACTTTGCCGATTTTGTTGCCACCTTCGTAAGGGGCAAGAACGTTGCTTAGATAGTTAATTTTACAACTGTGTAAAGAATACAAAAATAGCATGCATTTGTGAATGCAACGCCAAGTACGAAAGAGGTGAATAACCATAAGCGGAGTTCTGCAGCATCTCGGTTGCCTAATTAATAAGGGCGTCATCGAAAGACATGTTCCTGCCTATACTGTTTAATTCATATCCCTGGGCATTCTAGGTAAATGTTTACAGTCTCCTTGCTATGTTAGTAGAAGGTTGGCTTCGAGGAAGTGTTATATGCATTCAGTACATATTACAATGGTCCGCGAACTTAATGCGACAAcgaatgaagaaggaacGGGGCTCCATCGGAACCTGACGGGACGACGCGTTATCAAGCGCGCATTGACGCCATGTCGGCTCTCAGTCACTCGCTCATCAGTTTCGTCGCTTAATTCCTCATCCGTTCTCAGATCTTAATTCCATTATCATACACTTTTGCGTAAGCTTATTTGTTTATATCCTCTGTAGTCCATCATGGCAGAGCCACGGGGTTCCACTGACGAAGGTTTGTCAACCAAACTTCCCTCTGACACCCCTGACCGTCTGACATTTCTTGTTAGAGAGTGCCCCTCTCCTTGATACCCAAACCAACGCAACAACACCTTCAGTTTTTTCTCGCCCCAACACAAGCAGAGAAAAGGCCCTAGCAGCTATTTCTGTCCTTTTCTTACTTTTGGCTAGTCTCTTTATCGGTCTCTTTGCTGGCGCTGAAAGCTCTTacaagaaggagaagggcAAACATGGCAGCGGTGGTGGCGGTGACTGGGCAACGGTGACCGAGACCAAGACTGACACCCAAACTGAGACTGTTACGGCGACTACTACTCATGTTAGTCAGCCTACTGGGACTCCTGTACCTGTAAGCTTCCCAGCGCTGCATTCTATTCGCCGACGCTGATTTCCTATAGTCCATCTGCCTCACCCCCGAATGTGTTCAACTTTCTGCGTCTATCCTCTCAGCACTCAACACTTCTGTCGACCCTTGTGACGATTTCTACCAGTTTGCTACTGGTGGTTGGCAGGCATCTAACTCTATCCCTGAGGATAGAGGCTTGTACGGCGCCTTCAACGAAGTCTCGGACAACAACAAGAAGTTGATCCTTAAAGTGCTCGGCTCTATTTCGGATGAGAAGCCTGATAAGGATGCTACTGTCGACGAGAGGAATCTCGCCAAGCTCAAGGCCGTTTACACCAGCTGCATGGACATTGTACGTATTACTATTGGATACGGCCTGCGTCATATCTGATGTGTTCAGGACACTCTCAACGACATTGGTGAGAAACCCCTCATCGACCTTGTTGAACATGTTCTTGATATTTTCGGCGAATTCGATGTCTCTTCTTACGTCGACAATGCTCTCCCAAATGCCGAGCCTTACGAAGGTGCCTATGACGAAACTTACAGACTCCCAGACGAGCTTATTGCCGCCGCCGCGAAGGTTGAGGAGATCAAAGAGCTCAAAAAGGCTGCATTAACCCCTGATGCTAAAAGGGAGAAAGCGGAGCTCGAACTCACTCTTAGCGAAGTTGATGAGGCAAGGAGACACAAGCTTACCAAGGCTCTTGCCTGGCTCCATTCTCGAGGTAAATATCCTTTTTTATTTCATGTTATTTTTGATCACAGATCTTTGTGTTCTGACGCAATCATAGGTGTTCAGGGCCTGGTCAACTTTGCGATTGAGGGTGATGCTGGAGGTGAAGACTCTCAGAttcaaagtctttggcTCTATCAGGCCCAAGGCGGCCTTCCTTCAAAGGAGTACTATGACGAAGCGCCCATTCTTGACCTGTATCACTCTGTCATCCACGACATCCTCACTGAGCTAGCCCAGCATACGTCTTCCGGAAAGGAGAAGCGTGGATGGGTGGAAGACCTTGTCGCTGTCGCTATGGAGGAGAAGTTGATAGATGATGAGTCATGGCCTTGGCCCTGGCCAGGAAAGGGCGGCGATGGTGGAGATGAGGACCGTCGTCACCCTCCTCATGAACCCATCGGCAAGAGGATGGACAAGCTTGCAAGTCAGGTATTGAACTTTGAAAAAGACCTCGTCAAGGCAGGCGCGGACCCTGAATACTTGTACAATCCCCATTACGCTTATAACCCATACTCTACTTCTGCCGTTTCCCATGCGCTTCCCTTCCTTGACATCCCGACATATCTCTCTACTTTTGCCCCCAGGACTTTCCCCGAAAACATTACTGTGACATACCCTCCGTATCTCAAGGCTGTCACGAAATTGGTTGAGCAAACGCCTGACGAGGTTCTGTCTGGCTACTTTGTCACTCGTCTTGCGTTAACTTACGCGGACGCTCTCGGGCCCAAAACTGAGGTGAAGAAAAGTTTCAGAAGATTGCAAGAGGTTCTGAAAGGTATTAAGCCCGGTACTGAAGAGAATCGACAGGATGTTTGCTTGGCCTGGGTTGATGATATCGTTGGTTTCATCGCCGGTCGTGAATTTGTCCGCGAAGCCTTCTCACCTGAAGCCAAGTCTGAGGGTGAGCGTATCATCCGATCCATTGTTTCTGCTTTCCACGCCAAGCTTCCTCACATCTCATGGATGGACGAGGAGTCTGCTGCGGCTGCTCAGAAGAAGGCGGAGGCTATCATCCCCAAGGTTGGATACCCTCTCTTGCCAGACACCACCAAGCCTGAGAGCTTGGAGTCTTGGTATGCTCGAGTGGACATAGATAAGGAGGACTTCTTCGGCAATGTACTCCGGTCTTCCGTGGTGGAAGAGTCTCGAGTTTGGTTGAGCTTGGGTAGGAGAAGGAGTAGAGACTCTTGGGAGGTGAGTTTCAAGTCCAGCTATCAAAGATCATTGCTAATGAATGACGCAGATGTACCCTCAAAGTAGGCCTTGAACTGCATATTTTCGTGGTGCCAACTGATTTCCGCCTCTAGCTGTCAACGCCTATTACTCCCCTCCTGATGGTGAAATAGTTTTTCCCGCCGGTATCCTTCAACCCCCCTTCTACTCTCTTTCGTGGCCTGCACACTTACGATATGGCGCTTTTGGAGCTGTTGCCGCTCATGAGCTGACTCATGCCTTTGACAACTCCGGTTCTCAATATGATGAGAAAGGTTAGTTCTACCTTGTGCCCACGGATATGGATGCTGATGTGCGCGGACAGGACGACTCAGGGACTGGTGGACTAAGAAGACTGTAGAAGACTTTGAAAAGCGTGCACAATGTGTTGCCAAGCAGTACTCCAAGTACTGGGTATATGATGCGGAGGGTAAGAAGGTGTTTGTAAACGGCAACGTGAGTGATCTAGACAGGAGAGGCGCTGTTCACTGACACAAGGTATAATATAGCTCACCAATGGAGAGGGTATGCCGCAGTCTACCTACTTGATACCAAGCTAATGAACGTACTTATAGACATCGCCGACTCTGGTCTTGCGCAGGCCTACACTGCCTGGAAGTCCTCTATCCCTGACGGTTCCTCATCAGAACGACTCCCTGGTCTTGATTACTCCGATGAAcagctcttcttcctcgcctTTGCTCGTGTCTGGGCTCAACTTATTCGACCTGCCACCGCCGTCTCGAGGATTAGGACCGATCCCCATTCTCCTCCTTATTGGAGAACTGTGGGTACGTTGAGGAACTTGGATGCATTCCATAAGGCTTGGGGTTGCAAAGCGGGCACTGGTGTAAGT is drawn from Cryptococcus gattii WM276 chromosome A, complete sequence and contains these coding sequences:
- a CDS encoding Pheromone receptor 1, putative (Similar to TIGR gene model, INSD accession AAW41941.1) — translated: MAFAHPEYLIPSVIALVLPLYVLPWHLRTGNIATLSMVFWMSLLNIVHIVNCIVWVDNSTPRANWWGDISALIIVSYNYALPTAHLVLAKQLESFTSLRSHSPLYDFSARKRHRIFDISVTMGAPVVGYLIHLSNMDRRFYIIERLGPQAATYWNAWGVIWMAMVPILIALIVAVYTVMALVNICLRRQQMLSLIASDASVIRDQFYRLMFLTLSEVGTCGLRAIFNLMSFQNGPQPMGHRGAPSHNLTIIESLEWSSTTARGRLTLHLSFFTVVACSYVFFMCFATSTETKRFYSKTVRKIFPCIPESRTSRIHKLGSFDTGLSRSNATGTYPSAAAGPISPITHKDMDISLKGMLHAPALDKTGQWSINRGLNRVEIAPSVTTHGSKYDEETADSLYLPSMMT
- a CDS encoding Endothelin-converting enzyme 1, putative (Similar to TIGR gene model, INSD accession AAW41939.1); this encodes MAEPRGSTDEESAPLLDTQTNATTPSVFSRPNTSREKALAAISVLFLLLASLFIGLFAGAESSYKKEKGKHGSGGGGDWATVTETKTDTQTETVTATTTHVSQPTGTPVPSICLTPECVQLSASILSALNTSVDPCDDFYQFATGGWQASNSIPEDRGLYGAFNEVSDNNKKLILKVLGSISDEKPDKDATVDERNLAKLKAVYTSCMDIDTLNDIGEKPLIDLVEHVLDIFGEFDVSSYVDNALPNAEPYEGAYDETYRLPDELIAAAAKVEEIKELKKAALTPDAKREKAELELTLSEVDEARRHKLTKALAWLHSRGVQGLVNFAIEGDAGGEDSQIQSLWLYQAQGGLPSKEYYDEAPILDLYHSVIHDILTELAQHTSSGKEKRGWVEDLVAVAMEEKLIDDESWPWPWPGKGGDGGDEDRRHPPHEPIGKRMDKLASQVLNFEKDLVKAGADPEYLYNPHYAYNPYSTSAVSHALPFLDIPTYLSTFAPRTFPENITVTYPPYLKAVTKLVEQTPDEVLSGYFVTRLALTYADALGPKTEVKKSFRRLQEVLKGIKPGTEENRQDVCLAWVDDIVGFIAGREFVREAFSPEAKSEGERIIRSIVSAFHAKLPHISWMDEESAAAAQKKAEAIIPKVGYPLLPDTTKPESLESWYARVDIDKEDFFGNVLRSSVVEESRVWLSLGRRRSRDSWEMYPQTVNAYYSPPDGEIVFPAGILQPPFYSLSWPAHLRYGAFGAVAAHELTHAFDNSGSQYDEKGRLRDWWTKKTVEDFEKRAQCVAKQYSKYWVYDAEGKKVFVNGNLTNGEDIADSGLAQAYTAWKSSIPDGSSSERLPGLDYSDEQLFFLAFARVWAQLIRPATAVSRIRTDPHSPPYWRTVGTLRNLDAFHKAWGCKAGTGMNPPKEEQCELW
- a CDS encoding Cytoplasm protein, putative (Similar to TIGR gene model, INSD accession AAW41940.1); translation: MSDVKKPVIIVAFYSTYGHISALAEEVIKGVESTGAIVKPYFIQETLSAEVLEKMYAGSSLKPKYPIITPNDLVEADGIIFGAPTRYGRLPAQVSAFFDQTGGLWAKGALVGKFVSLFTSAAGQHSGHESTAISSFPFFAHQGLVYVPIGYSEPSVGNVDELSGGSPYGSSTVAASDGHLQPTAKDLRIAAHQGKYFADFVATFVRGKNVA